The following are encoded in a window of Streptomyces sp. SAT1 genomic DNA:
- a CDS encoding DEAD/DEAH box helicase, translating into MNRTRRTGGTSGASRSSGSSGSFGSSGSSGSSSGSRFRGQGSGRQAPRAGTGRPARQSARSAPRRQEFALPVTLTEPLPAVETFAELDLPAGLSAALVAEGVSVPFPIQAATLPNTLAGRDVLGRGRTGSGKTLAFGLPVLARLDGQRAQPRQPLALVLVPTRELAQQVTDALAPYARALRLRLATVVGGVSIGRQAHVLRGGAEVVVATPGRLKDLIERDACRLDQVAVTVLDEADQMADMGFMPQVTALLDQVPSRGQRMLFSATLDRNIDLLVRRYLNDPVVHSVDPSAGAVTTMEHHLLHVHDADKHTAATEIAAREGQVIMFLDTKHAADRLAKHLLSVGVRAAALHGGKSQPQRNRTLAQFKGGQVTALVATNVAARGIHVEGLDLVVNVDPPGDHKDYLHRGGRTARAGESGTVVTLVLPHQRRAMDRLMADAGIAPRSARIRPGEDELQRITGARTPSGVPVILAAPAESRREDEGSAGRHRRGRGGARGTGGARGSGRGTGRGGSGRVSGQVRGAARGNIA; encoded by the coding sequence ATGAACCGCACCCGCCGCACCGGTGGCACGTCCGGTGCTTCTCGCTCTTCCGGTTCGTCCGGCTCATTCGGCTCGTCCGGCTCGTCCGGCTCTTCTTCCGGCAGTCGCTTCCGCGGTCAGGGATCGGGCCGCCAGGCTCCCCGCGCGGGCACCGGGCGACCGGCCCGGCAGAGTGCCCGCAGCGCCCCGCGCCGCCAGGAGTTCGCCCTCCCGGTCACCCTCACCGAACCGCTGCCCGCCGTCGAGACGTTCGCCGAACTCGACCTGCCCGCAGGGCTGTCGGCCGCGCTCGTCGCCGAGGGCGTGAGCGTGCCCTTCCCGATCCAGGCGGCCACGCTGCCGAACACGCTGGCCGGCCGGGACGTCCTGGGCCGGGGCCGTACGGGCTCGGGCAAGACGCTCGCCTTCGGGCTGCCGGTGCTGGCCCGGCTGGACGGGCAGCGGGCCCAGCCCCGCCAGCCGCTCGCGCTGGTCCTCGTACCGACCCGGGAACTGGCCCAGCAGGTCACCGACGCGCTCGCCCCGTACGCCCGTGCGCTGCGCCTGCGGCTCGCGACCGTGGTGGGCGGCGTCTCGATCGGCCGCCAGGCGCATGTGCTGCGCGGCGGCGCCGAGGTCGTCGTCGCGACGCCCGGCCGGCTCAAGGACCTGATCGAACGGGACGCCTGCCGGCTGGACCAGGTCGCGGTCACCGTGCTGGACGAGGCCGACCAGATGGCCGACATGGGCTTCATGCCGCAGGTCACCGCCCTGCTCGACCAGGTCCCCTCGCGCGGCCAGCGGATGCTGTTCTCGGCCACCCTGGACCGCAACATCGACCTGCTGGTCCGCCGCTACCTGAACGACCCCGTCGTCCACTCGGTCGACCCGTCCGCCGGAGCGGTCACCACGATGGAGCACCATCTGCTCCACGTGCACGACGCCGACAAGCACACCGCCGCGACCGAGATCGCCGCCCGCGAGGGTCAGGTGATCATGTTCCTGGACACCAAGCACGCGGCCGACCGGCTCGCCAAGCACCTGCTGTCCGTCGGCGTGCGCGCCGCGGCCCTGCACGGCGGCAAGTCCCAGCCGCAGCGCAACCGGACGCTCGCCCAGTTCAAGGGCGGCCAGGTCACCGCGCTGGTCGCCACCAACGTCGCCGCCCGCGGGATCCACGTCGAGGGCCTCGACCTCGTCGTCAACGTCGACCCGCCCGGCGACCACAAGGACTACCTGCACCGCGGCGGACGTACGGCACGCGCCGGTGAGTCCGGCACCGTCGTCACCCTGGTCCTCCCGCACCAGCGGCGCGCGATGGACCGGCTGATGGCAGACGCCGGTATCGCGCCGCGTTCCGCCCGGATCCGTCCGGGCGAGGACGAGTTGCAGCGCATCACCGGCGCCCGGACCCCCTCCGGCGTCCCCGTCATCCTCGCCGCACCGGCCGAGAGCCGGCGCGAGGACGAGGGGTCCGCCGGGCGCCACCGCAGGGGGCGCGGCGGAGCGCGCGGTACGGGCGGGGCGCGAGGCAGCGGCCGCGGTACCGGGCGGGGCGGGAGCGGCCGGGTCTCCGGGCAGGTCCGCGGGGCCGCGCGGGGGAACATCGCGTAG
- a CDS encoding cold-shock protein — MASGTVKWFNAEKGFGFIEQDGGGADVFAHYSNIATSGFRELQEGQKVTFDVTQGQKGPQAENIVPA; from the coding sequence ATGGCATCTGGCACCGTGAAGTGGTTCAACGCGGAAAAGGGCTTCGGCTTCATCGAGCAGGACGGTGGCGGCGCTGACGTGTTCGCCCACTACTCGAACATCGCCACCTCCGGCTTCCGCGAGCTTCAGGAAGGCCAGAAGGTTACCTTCGACGTCACGCAGGGCCAGAAGGGTCCGCAGGCCGAGAACATCGTTCCCGCCTGA